A window of Sphingomonas astaxanthinifaciens DSM 22298 genomic DNA:
CCGACGCACAGGAAGAGCGCGCCCGAGACGAGGCCGTGGCTCAGCATCACCACCAGCGCGCCCTCGATCCCCTGCCGGTTGAAGGCGAACAGGCCGAAGGTGACGAACGCCATGTGCGCGACCGACGAATAAGCGATCAGCTTCTTCATGTCGTTCTGCACCAGCGCGACGAGGCTGGTGTAGACGATGGCGACGCTCGACAGGCCGAAGACCAACGGCACGAACTGCGCGCTCGCGTCGGGGAACATGGGCAGGCTGAAGCGGATGAAGCCGTAGCCGCCCATCTTCAGCAGCACGCCGGCGAGGATTACCGAGCCCGCGGTCGGCGCCTGGACGTGCGCGTCGGGAAGCCAGGTATGGACCGGCCACATCGGCATCTTGACCGCGAAGCTCGCGAAGAAGGCGAGCCACAGCCAATATTGCAGCTGGGGCGCGAAGTTGGTCTGCATCAGCGTCGGAATGTCGCCGGTGCCCGCCTGCCCGATCATCACCAGCATGGCGATCAGCATCAGCACCGAGCCGAGCAGGGTGTAGAGGAAGAACTTGTAGGCGGCCTTGATCCGCTCGACCCCGCCCCAGATGCCGATGATCAGGTACATCGGGATGAGGCCGGCTTCGAAGAAGATGTAGAAGAGCAGCAGGTCCTGCGCCATGAAGACGCCGAGCATCAGCGCCTCCATCAGCAGGAAGGCCGCCATATATTCGGGCACCCGCTTCTCGATCGCGCGCCAGCTCGCCCCGATGCAGATCGGCATCAGGAACACGCTGAGCATGATCAGCATCAGCGCGATGCCGTCGATGCCGAGGTTCCAGTTGAGATAGGGCGTGCCGAGGCCGACCTTCTCGACGAACTGCCATTCGGGCCCGCCGACCTGGAAGTTCACCCACAGCAGGATGCCGAGCACGAACAGCACCAGCGTCGCGCCGAGCGCGAGCCAGCGGGCGCCCTGCGCGCTGAGGAACAGGCAGCCCAGCGCCGCGAGCAGCGGCAGGGCGATCATCAGGGAGAGGATGGGAAAGCTCATCTTAGCGGGTCATCACCCAGGTGGCGGCACCGACCAGGCCGAGCAGCATCACCAGTGCATAGGAGTTGAGATAGCCCGACTGCAGCCGGGCGGTCATGCGATTGCCGACCCCGACCGCGACCGCCGCGCCATGCGGGCCGAAGCGGTCGATCGTCTGCTCGTCGCCGCGCTTCCAGAAGAAGCGGCCGAGGGCGAGCGACGGGCGGACGAAGAGCCAGTTGTAGAGCTCGTCGAAATACCACTTGTTCATCAGGAACTGGTGGATCGGGCCGGTGGCGGCGACGATCCGGCCCGGCGCCGAGGGATCGCGGATATAGTTGTTCCAGGCGATGGCGAGCCCGACCAGCATGACGAGGCCGGGGGTGAGCTTCACCCACAACGGCACCTCGTGCGAAGCGTGCATGAGATGCTCGTTGAAGACGAGCGCGCCCTTCCAGAATTCCCCGGCATGCTCGGGGTTCACGAAATAATGCTCGAAGGCGAAGCCGGCGAACACCGCGCCGAGGCTGAGCACGCCCAGAGGCACCAGCATCGACCACGGGCTCTCGTGCGGGTGGTAGCCCGCGGTGCCCGTCACCGGCGCGGCGGTCGAATGGCTGCTGTCGCCATGCTCCTCGTCCGGGTGGTCGTGATGGTCGCCGTGGACCGCGTGCTGGATATGCTCGCTGCCAGCCCAGCGCGCCTTGCCGAAGAAGGTGAGGAAGATCAGCCGCCAGCTGTAGAAGCTGGTCAGCAGCGCCGCGAAGGAGCCGACGAAGAAGGCGAGATGGCCGTGGACGCTGCCGCTCGCAAAGGCGCTCTCGAGGATCGAATCCTTCGAATAGAAGCCCGCGAAGCCGAACACCCCGATGATCCCGACGCCGGTGATCGCCAGCGTGCCGAGCACCATCGCCCAGAAGGTCAGCGGGATCTCCTTCCGTAGCGCACCATAGTAACGCATGTCCTGCTCGTGGTGCATCGCGTGGATGACCGAACCCGCGCCGAGGAACAGCAACGCCTTGAAGAAGGCGTGGGTGAAGAGGTGGAACATCGCCGCGCCATAGGCGCCGACGCCCGCGGCGAAGAACATGTAGCCGAGCTGGCTGCAGGTCGAATAAGCGATGACCCGCTTGATGTCGTTCTGCACCAACCCGACCGTCGCCGCGAAGAGCGCGGTCGCAAGGCCGACATAGGTGACGACCGTCATCGCGGTCGGCGACACTTCGAACATCGGCGACAGGCGGCAGACCATGAAGACGCCCGCGGTGACCATGGTCGCGGCGTGGATCAGCGCCGACACGGGCGTCGGGCCTTCCATCGCGTCCGGAAGCCAGGTGTGGAGCCCGAGCTGGGCCGACTTGCCCATCGCGCCGACGAACAGCAGCAGGCAGAGCAGGGTCATGGTATCGACGTGCAGGCCGGCAAAGCCGATGGTCGAGCCGGCCATGCCGGGCGCCGCCGCCAGGATCGCCGGGATCGAGACGGTGCCGAAGACGAGGAACGTCCCGAAGATTCCGAGGCTGAAGCCGAAGTCGCCGACGCGGTTGACCACGAAGGCCTTCATCGCCGCGGCATTGGCTGAGGGCTTGTAGTACCAGAAGCCGATCAGCAGGTAGGAGGCGAGGCCCACCCCTTCCCAGCCGAAGAACATCTGGATCAGGCTGTCGGCGGTCACCAGCATCAGCATCGCGAAGGTGAACAGCGACAGATAGGCGAAGAAGCGGGGCTGGGAGGGATCTTCCTCCATATAGCCCCAGCTGTAGAGGTGGACGAGGCTCGAGACGGTGGTAATCACCACCAGCATGACCGCGGTCAGCGCGTCGACCCGCAGGCTCCAGTCGACCACCAGGTCACCCGAGCGGATCCAGTCGAGCACGGGCACGACCGAGGCTTCGGCCGAGCCGTTCATGAACGAGATGAAGACCGGCCAGCTCAATGCGCAGCTGATGAACAGGGCGCCGGTGGTGACGACCTTGGCCGGCACCTTGCCGATGGCGCGCCCGCCCAGCCCCGCGACGATCGCGGCCAGCAGCGGCAGGAAGACGATGAGGATGATGGGGTGCATGTTACCCGCGCATGGAGTCGGCCGCGTCGACCGCAATGGTCCCGCGCCGGCGGAAGAAGATGACCAGGATGGCGAGCCCGATCGCGGCCTCGGCGGCGGCGACGGTCAGCACGAACATCGCGAAGATCTGCCCCTTCATGTCGCCGAGGAAGGCGCTGAAGGCGACGAGATTGATGTTCACGCTCAGCAGCAGCAGTTCGATCGCCATCAGCATCAGGATGACGTTGCGGCGATTGAGGAAGATGCCGAGCACGCCGATCACGAACAGGGTCGCCGAAACGGCGAGATAATGGGCGAGACCGATCACAGCTTCATGCCCTCCCCGACCGGCTGGTCGACGTTCTTGACTGCGTCCTCAGGCCGGCGCGAGATCTGGCGGCTGGCATTCTGCCCGCGCACGTCGCCGCGGCTGCGATGGGTCAGCACGATCGCACCGATCATCGCGACCAGCAGGATCAGACCGGCGAGCTCGAACGGCAGCAGATAGCGGCTGTAGAGCTCGGCCCCCAGCGCCTCGATGTTGGGCACCGGGTTGGTCGCCGGCGCCTCGGCCATCGCCGGAGCGCCGCGCCGCGCCATCACGGCGAAACCGATCTCAACCAGGAGCACCAGTGCGATCAGCAGGCCGAACGGCAGGTTGCGGTTGAAGCCCGAGCGCAGCTTGGAAAAGTCGATGTCGAGCATCATGACCACGAACAGGAACAGCACCGCGACCGCGCCGACGTAGACGATGACCAGCAGCATGGCGATGAACTCTGCCCCGACGAGCAGCATCAGCCCGGCCGCGTTGAAGAAGGCCAGGATCAGCCACAGCACGCTGTGCACGGGGTTGCGCGCGAAGATCACCGCCACCGCCGAGGAGACGGTGACGAATGCGAACAGGTAGAAGGCGAGGAGTGCGATCATGGGATTGCCGGGCGCCTAGCGGTAGGCCGCATCGGCGGCAAGGTTGGCGGCAATCGCCTGTTCCCAGCGATCACCGTTGGCGAGCAGTTTCGCCTTGTCGTAGAGCAACTCCTCGCGCGTCTCGGTCGAGAATTCGAGGTTCGGCCCCTCGACGATCGCGTCGACCGGGCAGGCCTCGGCGCACAGGCCGCAATAGATGCACTTCACCATGTCGATGTCGTAGCGCGTGGTCCGGCGGCTGCCGTCCTCACGCGGTTCGGCCTCGATGGTGATCGCCTGCGCCGGGCACACCGCCTCGCACAGCTTGCACGCGATGCAGCGCTCTTCCCCGTTGGGATAGCGGCGCAGCGCATGCTCACCGCGAAAGCGCGGGCTCTGCGGGGTCTTCTCGTAGGGGTAGTTGATCGTCGCCTTGGGCTTGAAGAAATACTTCAGGGTCAGGGCATGACCCTTCACCAGCTCCCACAGGGTGAACGACTTGATCCAGTGGGCGATCATGCGCCGCCTCCATAACGGGTCAGCATCAGCCAGCCCGAGATCGCGAAGACAAAGAACAGCGACAGCGGCAGGAAGATCTTCCAGCCCAGCCGCATCAGCTGGTCGTAACGGTACCGCGGCACCGTCGCGCGGACCCAGCCGAACACGAAGAAGAAGAACAGCATCTTGGCGAACAGCCAGATGATGCCCGGGACGTAATAGAGCGGCGCCCAGTCGATCGGCGGCAGGAACCCGCCCCAGAACAGGATGGCGTTCAGCGCCGTCATCAGGATGACGTTGCCATATTCGCCGAGCCAGAAGAGCGCGAAGGCCATCGAGCTATATTCGGTCTGGAAACCGGCGACGAGTTCGCTCTCCGCCTCGGTCAGGTCGAACGGCGTGCGGAAGGTCTCGGCCATGGACGAGATCAGGAACACCACCGCCATCGGGAACAGCAGGGGATTGAACCCGAAGCCGTTCAGGATGCCGAAGATGTTGCCCTTCTGGGCAAGCACAATTTCGGTCATGTTGAAGGTGCCGGCGTAGAGCACGACGCAGACCAGGACGAAGCCGATCGAGACTTCGTAACTCACCATCTGCGCGGCCGCGCGGAGCGCCGAGAAGAAGGGATATTTGGAGTTGGACGCCCAGCCCGCGATGATGATCCCGTAGACGCCAAGGCTCGAGGCGGCGAGGATGTAGAGCAGGCCGACGTTGATGTCGGAGAGCACCACGCCGACGTCGAACGGCACCACCGCCCAGACGATCAGCGCGACGGTGAAGCTGATGATCGGCGCCAGCAGGAACAGGCCCTTGTTGGCGCTGGTCGGGACGATCGTCTCCTTGAGGAAGACCTTGAGCCCGTCCGCGAAGCTCTGCAGCACGCCGAACGGACCGACCACGTTGGGCCCGCGGCGAAGCGCCATCGCCGCCCAGATCTTGCGCTCGGCATAGATGATCATCGCCACCGCCAGCATCAGCGGCAGCGCGATCAAGAGGATCCCGATGATCGTGGCGAGGAACCACGACGCCTCGAAGCTCATGTAATTTTCGAAAAAGGCAGTCACTCGGCGGCCTCCGCGAAAGCCTGGCCGTGGACGAGCTCGGCCGAGCAGCGCTGCATCGTCGGGCTGGCCCGGCAGATGGCGTTGGTGAGGTAGAAGTCCTTGACCGGAAGGCCGACGGGACCCTCGGCCTTGGCCGACAGCTTGGGCGCCTTCCACGGCAGGTCGATCAGGCCCTCGGTGCCGAGCTGCGGCACTTCGGCGATCATCGCGCTACGCAGCTGGTCGAAGCGGTCGAAGGCGAGCGGCGTGCCGAGGAGGTCCGAGACCGCCCGGAAGATGGTCCAGTCCTCGCGCGCCTCGCCCGGCGGGAAGCTCGCCTTTTCGGCGCGCTGCACCCGGCCCTCGAGGTTGACGAAGGTGCCGTGCTTCTCGCTGTAGGCCGCGCCCGGAAGGACGAGGTCAGCCATGCGGGCTCCCTTGTCGCCATGGTGGCCGACATAGACCTTGAAGGCGCCTTGGAAGCGCTCGGCCGCGACCTCGTCGGCGCCGAGCAGCAACACGAGCTCGGGGCCGGCGGCCTCGAGGTCGGCGATCCCGCCCTTCGCGGCATAACCGAGCATCAGTCCGGCCATCCGGCTCGCGGCGGTGTGGATGACGTTGAAGCCGTTCCACTCGCCCTTGATGAGGCCAAGGCTCTCGACCAGTGCCAGCGCCGCGCCGAGCGCCCCTGCCCCAAGCGCCCCCGGACCGACGATCACCGCCGGCCGCTCGGCCTTGGCAAAGGCGTCGGTCACGGCCTTGGGCAGCTTGCCCAGCAGCGACAGGTCGTCGCCGAGGTCGGTCACGGCATAAGTGAGGTCGACCGCCGGGCCGACGCTGAACACGCCCGCCCCGCGCCGCACCGCCTTGCGCAGGCGAGTGTTGACCAGCGGCGCTTCCCAGCGCGGGTTGGTCCCGACCAGCAGGATGGCGTCGGCATCCTCGATGCCCGCAAGGGTCGAGTTGAACGCCACCGCGCTCAGCGAGCTCACGTCATAGTCGAGCCCGGTCTGCCGGCCCTCTAGCAGCGACGAGCCCTGCACTTCCAGGAGCTTCTTCGCCGCATACATGGTCTCGGCGTCGAGGAGGTCGCCGGCGATGGCCGCGACCTTGGAACCGGCGCTCTTGA
This region includes:
- a CDS encoding NADH-quinone oxidoreductase subunit J — protein: MIALLAFYLFAFVTVSSAVAVIFARNPVHSVLWLILAFFNAAGLMLLVGAEFIAMLLVIVYVGAVAVLFLFVVMMLDIDFSKLRSGFNRNLPFGLLIALVLLVEIGFAVMARRGAPAMAEAPATNPVPNIEALGAELYSRYLLPFELAGLILLVAMIGAIVLTHRSRGDVRGQNASRQISRRPEDAVKNVDQPVGEGMKL
- the nuoI gene encoding NADH-quinone oxidoreductase subunit NuoI, with protein sequence MIAHWIKSFTLWELVKGHALTLKYFFKPKATINYPYEKTPQSPRFRGEHALRRYPNGEERCIACKLCEAVCPAQAITIEAEPREDGSRRTTRYDIDMVKCIYCGLCAEACPVDAIVEGPNLEFSTETREELLYDKAKLLANGDRWEQAIAANLAADAAYR
- the nuoH gene encoding NADH-quinone oxidoreductase subunit NuoH encodes the protein MSFEASWFLATIIGILLIALPLMLAVAMIIYAERKIWAAMALRRGPNVVGPFGVLQSFADGLKVFLKETIVPTSANKGLFLLAPIISFTVALIVWAVVPFDVGVVLSDINVGLLYILAASSLGVYGIIIAGWASNSKYPFFSALRAAAQMVSYEVSIGFVLVCVVLYAGTFNMTEIVLAQKGNIFGILNGFGFNPLLFPMAVVFLISSMAETFRTPFDLTEAESELVAGFQTEYSSMAFALFWLGEYGNVILMTALNAILFWGGFLPPIDWAPLYYVPGIIWLFAKMLFFFFVFGWVRATVPRYRYDQLMRLGWKIFLPLSLFFVFAISGWLMLTRYGGGA
- the nuoK gene encoding NADH-quinone oxidoreductase subunit NuoK; protein product: MIGLAHYLAVSATLFVIGVLGIFLNRRNVILMLMAIELLLLSVNINLVAFSAFLGDMKGQIFAMFVLTVAAAEAAIGLAILVIFFRRRGTIAVDAADSMRG
- the nuoG gene encoding NADH-quinone oxidoreductase subunit NuoG, with amino-acid sequence MPKVTVDGQEIEVPAGATVLQACELAGKEIPRFCYHERLSIAGNCRMCLVEVAPGPPKPQASCALPAADNQVIRTDTPMVKKAREGVMEFLLINHPLDCPICDQGGECDLQDQAMAYGRSSSRFDENKRSVDDKYMGPIIKTTMTRCIQCTRCVRFAEEVAGTPEIGMLYRGEDAQITAYLERALTSELSGNLADLCPVGALLQAPQSFEARPWELRKVPSIDVMDAVGSNIRLDMRGPQVMRILPRINEDVNEEWISDKTRHHADALVRNRLDRPWLREGGKLRAATWAEALEVFAAKLKSAGSKVAAIAGDLLDAETMYAAKKLLEVQGSSLLEGRQTGLDYDVSSLSAVAFNSTLAGIEDADAILLVGTNPRWEAPLVNTRLRKAVRRGAGVFSVGPAVDLTYAVTDLGDDLSLLGKLPKAVTDAFAKAERPAVIVGPGALGAGALGAALALVESLGLIKGEWNGFNVIHTAASRMAGLMLGYAAKGGIADLEAAGPELVLLLGADEVAAERFQGAFKVYVGHHGDKGARMADLVLPGAAYSEKHGTFVNLEGRVQRAEKASFPPGEAREDWTIFRAVSDLLGTPLAFDRFDQLRSAMIAEVPQLGTEGLIDLPWKAPKLSAKAEGPVGLPVKDFYLTNAICRASPTMQRCSAELVHGQAFAEAAE
- a CDS encoding NADH-quinone oxidoreductase subunit M is translated as MSFPILSLMIALPLLAALGCLFLSAQGARWLALGATLVLFVLGILLWVNFQVGGPEWQFVEKVGLGTPYLNWNLGIDGIALMLIMLSVFLMPICIGASWRAIEKRVPEYMAAFLLMEALMLGVFMAQDLLLFYIFFEAGLIPMYLIIGIWGGVERIKAAYKFFLYTLLGSVLMLIAMLVMIGQAGTGDIPTLMQTNFAPQLQYWLWLAFFASFAVKMPMWPVHTWLPDAHVQAPTAGSVILAGVLLKMGGYGFIRFSLPMFPDASAQFVPLVFGLSSVAIVYTSLVALVQNDMKKLIAYSSVAHMAFVTFGLFAFNRQGIEGALVVMLSHGLVSGALFLCVGVIYDRMHTREIAKYGGLADNMPGYALMFLLFTMASVGLPGTSGFVGEFLAMMGTYKVSTWGAIFATTGIILGAAYMLYLYWRISYGTARTAEAKAMVDLDRREWLLLAPIAAVVMWMGVYPESFMAPMRDDVGRLLTRIERVTPAGDSRPTPGKPVATQPEHAAGEAH
- the nuoL gene encoding NADH-quinone oxidoreductase subunit L, whose translation is MHPIILIVFLPLLAAIVAGLGGRAIGKVPAKVVTTGALFISCALSWPVFISFMNGSAEASVVPVLDWIRSGDLVVDWSLRVDALTAVMLVVITTVSSLVHLYSWGYMEEDPSQPRFFAYLSLFTFAMLMLVTADSLIQMFFGWEGVGLASYLLIGFWYYKPSANAAAMKAFVVNRVGDFGFSLGIFGTFLVFGTVSIPAILAAAPGMAGSTIGFAGLHVDTMTLLCLLLFVGAMGKSAQLGLHTWLPDAMEGPTPVSALIHAATMVTAGVFMVCRLSPMFEVSPTAMTVVTYVGLATALFAATVGLVQNDIKRVIAYSTCSQLGYMFFAAGVGAYGAAMFHLFTHAFFKALLFLGAGSVIHAMHHEQDMRYYGALRKEIPLTFWAMVLGTLAITGVGIIGVFGFAGFYSKDSILESAFASGSVHGHLAFFVGSFAALLTSFYSWRLIFLTFFGKARWAGSEHIQHAVHGDHHDHPDEEHGDSSHSTAAPVTGTAGYHPHESPWSMLVPLGVLSLGAVFAGFAFEHYFVNPEHAGEFWKGALVFNEHLMHASHEVPLWVKLTPGLVMLVGLAIAWNNYIRDPSAPGRIVAATGPIHQFLMNKWYFDELYNWLFVRPSLALGRFFWKRGDEQTIDRFGPHGAAVAVGVGNRMTARLQSGYLNSYALVMLLGLVGAATWVMTR